ATTTGCTTTTGTGTGCAATCGTCCCGCTGTGTCGATCAACACCACATCAACTGCACCCTCTTTTGCCAGAGCCATGCCATCAAACACCACAGCACCGGGCTTTGCATTTTCAGCACCACTGACAAGTTGAAACCCAATCCTGTTGCTCCATTCAGCTAATTGCTGCACAGCGGCGGCCCGAAAGGTATCGGCCGCTATCACCATAACCCTCTTTCCCTGCTTCTGATAACGAGCTGCTAGCTTTGCAACGGTCGTTGTTTTTCCAACTCCGTTAACACCGACCACAAGAACGATCTGCGGTGAGATAACCGGTGCATACATCGGATGGTCATCTGCTACTGGAATAAGTTCTGCGCGCACCCCAGCCTTGAGGATCTCGCGTAGCTCTGATTCACTCATTCCAGTGCTCTGCTCAGAGCTTCTGCGAACGCTTGCAACGAGAAGGGCCGCGCAGCGTGCTCCAACGTCACTCAGGATCAGAAGCTCCTCAAGATCGTCTAGATTAGAGCTATCGAGCGCTGCTCGGCCAGCAAAGAGGCTCTTGAGTCGACCCAAGAAGCTCCTTCGGCTCCTCTCCATACCGCGCACTATCGGCTCAACCTTGACCGTTGTAACGGCTTGAGTAACCGGAGCTTGCGGTGCGGCTGCCTGACGCCCCCCCTTGTCGGAGCCGGTACCACCGAGAGCACCACCACCACCGCTAGGTGGAGCGCCACTGCCGCTACCACCGCTACCCGTACCTAGCGAGAGCTCTCGTTTAAAATCATCCGTAATCTCACGAAGCTGCTCAACCGTGGCGCTCATCTCTTCACGCAACACCAGCAGGCTTTCCTCTAGATGCTCAACCCGCCGTGCAACGGCTACGATCCCCTTACGATCAAAGTTGCGATAGATCGTCGTGCGTAGCCCTATCACCAGCAGCAGTAGCGCAATGAAAGCAGCAGCAATCAGCACCAGAATAACATCCGTATCGGCGTTCTCAGCTGTAAGCCGTGAAAAATTTGTGAGTTTATCGATCAACGATTGCATGCTACCCCTTCCTTATTACGATGCGCGCCCCACTTTAACCCCCTCCTAGCGCTATGCGACCTGCTTAACCGCCTCCTGCAGCGATACAGTAAGAATCTTAGATGCTCCCGGTTGCGGCATGGTAACCCCAACCAGCGAATCAGCGGCTGCCATAGATTGCTTATTATGAGTAACCATCAGGAACTGCGTACGGGTACTCATCTCCTTAATGAACGATACGAAACGATGTACGTTAGCCTCATCAAGTGGAGCATCTACCTCATCCAAGACGCATATCGGGCTTGGACGTACCATGAACATACTAAACACTAGGGCGATAGCGCAGAGAGCCTTCTCGCCTCCAGAGAGCAGATCGATACTCTTTGGCCTCTTACCAGGAGGGCAGACCACAATCTCAACACCGGACTGCAGCGGATTATTGGGATCTACCAAAGCTAACTCAGCACTTCCGCCTCCGAATAGCTTCGGGCCGAAGAATGCGAAGTTCTTGCGAATGGCATCAAAGGTTGCGAGAAACCGCCGTGTGCACGCCTCGGATAGCTCCGTTAAGGTCGTGCGTAGGGTCTCGATAGCTCGGACAAGATCGTCACGCTGAGTTGTCAGCTCTTCAAGCCGCAGACTCTCTACTTGACACTGCTCGATCACGCCCGGATCAACCTCGCCCTCACGCTCAAGTCGTTGTCGAATTGCATTTACGCGCTCCTCAAGGTTGCGGCGCGCCTCCTCAATCAGCATCTCGGTGCTCTGCGCCTCTTGCAGCAGAGCGCGCAGGATCTCCTCTCCCTGGCGATCACGAATGTTCGTCTCAACGCTACTTAGCTCGCCCTTAAGACGCTCAGTAGCCATACGTTCTCGCATCAGCCGATCGCGAATAGCCTCATAGGCCTGTCGCTTCAGCTCAACACTGCGCAGAATCTGTGCAGAGGACTCTCGCAACGCTCGACGTTGATCCTCAAGCTCTCGGAGCTCTCTTGATACCTCGTTGTAAGCTCCCTCTATCTCGGAGTTGTCACGCTGCTTAAGGGCTGTAAGCTCCTCAGCAATCTCACGCAGAGAATCCTCATAGGTGGCCAACTGCTGATTAATCTCTGCAATCTGCGGCTCTATGCGCTGCAGATCTCCGTCTAACTGGGTGAGCATCTTGCTCTCACTCTGCAGACGCCCGCGCATCTCAGACTGACGATTCGTTAGCTCACGCAGCTTGGCTTGCCCCTGTTGAATGGCGCGCAGAAGCTCAGCATGCCGCTTCTCTCCAGTAACAATTCTGGTGAGCAGCTGATCGCGTTGCGCTACTATAGCATCATAGCCACCCTGATTCTCATCGATGACGCGGCTAGCTTCATCAATCTTACTCTTCATCTGAATAACACCACCCTCATGGCGCAGGCTATAAAAGCTCCAGGGAGAGAGAAGATCCCCACTTTCAGTAACGATCACCGTCTCTGGATCTGGCTGCCCCTGTGTTGCTAAGAGATCCAGGTATGCGGTTGCGGTATCAAGGTCACGCGCCAACCAAACCTTAGAGAGTAGTCGAGCTACAAGCCCCTTACTCCATGGGAGGGTCTCTACATGCGAGAGTAGCGGCGAGATGCCTTCATAGCCGGATTGTAAATCTGGGTTGTGATTGCTGCTATGATTATTGCTCTGGCTGTCGACGCTGGCATCCTCAGGAATCGAGGCAAATAGCCCGATGCCGATACCCCTCTTATTTTGTGGATCGGCCTTAAGCACAAGCTCCTGGAAGGTGCGTGCCACCTTGCTGACCTCATCAACGACTAGGAACGTAGCGCGCTCGGCGAGAACTGACTGTAGCGCCTTGGTGTAGCTATCTGGAATCTTAATACCATCGACCAGCAACTTATACTGAGCGGTAACTTCGTTCGGTAGCTTGTCTGCACCACCGAGCGCACGCTTAAGGTGTGCAATTGGAGAGGCCGCTGCCATCTGAGACTGCAACGCTTCACGCCTACTCTGCGCCGACACTAACTTGTCACGCATATCACGGATCGTTCTGTCTTTATTTCTCTGGTCTTCGCGCAGGGTCTGCAGCTCAACTGCAAGGTTCTTTAGCTCCTCCTCGCCTGATAAATCGAGCGCAGTAAGGGTCTGCTCAATCTCAGTAGCGTTGGCCTCTAGCTTTGAAAGCGAGCCCTGCGATTCCTGACGACGTTGGCTAAGCATCACACGACGCTCTTCGAGCCGTCGGATCTCGGTCTGTCGAGCTTGAACTACTGAATTGATCTCACGCTGGCGCGACTCCTTAGCAGCTACTTCACGGTTGCGACGGGTAAGCTCATCCTTAATCTCATCTGTTCGCACCCTAAGTTGATCGATCTCGCTATCAAACCTAACGGCCGCTTCTCGTGCGCGTTGCTCCTCGGAGCGAATATCACTAAGCGCAATCTGAGAGCTCTGCTCCTCCAATAATAATCCCTCAGCTTTGTGAGCGCTCTCTACGGCCCGCTTGTTGAGCCTCCCGAGCGTATCACGAAAAAGATCTCTCTCAGAGACAACCAACTCACCCTTCAACTCGGCACGGGTTGCAGCACGTGCCGCCTGACGCTTAAGGTTCGCCACCTGACGCGAGATCTCTTTAATAACATCATCAAGACGAACAACCTGCCCCTCTGTATCTACAACGCGCTTGGCAACTGCGTTCATATTTTCTCGGAAACCGGCGATATGCGCAGCCTCCTCAATCACCGTGCGCCGATCGTCGGGCTTAGCCG
Above is a genomic segment from Pseudomonadota bacterium containing:
- the ftsY gene encoding signal recognition particle-docking protein FtsY, giving the protein MQSLIDKLTNFSRLTAENADTDVILVLIAAAFIALLLLVIGLRTTIYRNFDRKGIVAVARRVEHLEESLLVLREEMSATVEQLREITDDFKRELSLGTGSGGSGSGAPPSGGGGALGGTGSDKGGRQAAAPQAPVTQAVTTVKVEPIVRGMERSRRSFLGRLKSLFAGRAALDSSNLDDLEELLILSDVGARCAALLVASVRRSSEQSTGMSESELREILKAGVRAELIPVADDHPMYAPVISPQIVLVVGVNGVGKTTTVAKLAARYQKQGKRVMVIAADTFRAAAVQQLAEWSNRIGFQLVSGAENAKPGAVVFDGMALAKEGAVDVVLIDTAGRLHTKANLMQELEGVRNSIRKHIPDAPHQTILVLDGVSGQNALAQAREFNSAVALTGIVITKLDGTPKGGIVIAISQELKIPVLFVGVGERAEDLIRFRSEQFVEALFDDSFDVDGPTAVGLTPGLDSARLNSPASHI
- a CDS encoding AAA family ATPase, whose product is MRVERLEIFGFKSFMERLVLPLEAGVTGVVGPNGCGKSNIIDALRWVLGETRASQLRGDVLEDVIFNGTETLRPLGLAEVTLVIRADRESIFQDLLGYYEATEGQGLGLEVNEATAEIATSADGSAEQAVDNSAENSDEILSKEGVSAAEQATESSSADFLSDIRASLSKYSWLKSVSEVQITRRLYRSGESEFFINKVQCRLKDLKELFRVIGLAARGYTIIAQGEIGRIIAAKPDDRRTVIEEAAHIAGFRENMNAVAKRVVDTEGQVVRLDDVIKEISRQVANLKRQAARAATRAELKGELVVSERDLFRDTLGRLNKRAVESAHKAEGLLLEEQSSQIALSDIRSEEQRAREAAVRFDSEIDQLRVRTDEIKDELTRRNREVAAKESRQREINSVVQARQTEIRRLEERRVMLSQRRQESQGSLSKLEANATEIEQTLTALDLSGEEELKNLAVELQTLREDQRNKDRTIRDMRDKLVSAQSRREALQSQMAAASPIAHLKRALGGADKLPNEVTAQYKLLVDGIKIPDSYTKALQSVLAERATFLVVDEVSKVARTFQELVLKADPQNKRGIGIGLFASIPEDASVDSQSNNHSSNHNPDLQSGYEGISPLLSHVETLPWSKGLVARLLSKVWLARDLDTATAYLDLLATQGQPDPETVIVTESGDLLSPWSFYSLRHEGGVIQMKSKIDEASRVIDENQGGYDAIVAQRDQLLTRIVTGEKRHAELLRAIQQGQAKLRELTNRQSEMRGRLQSESKMLTQLDGDLQRIEPQIAEINQQLATYEDSLREIAEELTALKQRDNSEIEGAYNEVSRELRELEDQRRALRESSAQILRSVELKRQAYEAIRDRLMRERMATERLKGELSSVETNIRDRQGEEILRALLQEAQSTEMLIEEARRNLEERVNAIRQRLEREGEVDPGVIEQCQVESLRLEELTTQRDDLVRAIETLRTTLTELSEACTRRFLATFDAIRKNFAFFGPKLFGGGSAELALVDPNNPLQSGVEIVVCPPGKRPKSIDLLSGGEKALCAIALVFSMFMVRPSPICVLDEVDAPLDEANVHRFVSFIKEMSTRTQFLMVTHNKQSMAAADSLVGVTMPQPGASKILTVSLQEAVKQVA